One genomic segment of Pandoraea thiooxydans includes these proteins:
- a CDS encoding molybdopterin-dependent oxidoreductase, whose translation MAEFMTRRKMLALLGSGAALAARPSLAVVSTQAEAPLQPFTGPGPNPYWNSVGPYVTYPQKLPLQRLTDRPIQLETPRQYFTEAFTPNAAFFVRYHLSVTPNEIDLAAWRLKLEGNFTKPMELSLPQLLHDFKPVSIAAVNQCSGNSRSRFQPRVAGGQWGNGAMGNAMWTGVRLQDILERAGVGRGTVQLQFEGLDHGVGPVDKGSGRFMKSLDATDAVLGKAIVAFLMNGEPLPMLNGFPVRLVVPGKFATYWTKHLTFIRALTQADNNFWMNPAYRIPDTPGGNVTPEAMATGKIKTVPIGMVDMPVRSFIIEPDGSAPLIRNMPAQIRGIAFSGRGRVTKVEVSTDDGKTWQRATLGQDHGAYAFRTYTHLWTPKSAGTFTLAVRATDQTGSVQTEQAVWNPGGYLWNRIERQEVTVLSA comes from the coding sequence ATGGCTGAGTTCATGACCCGCAGAAAAATGCTCGCGCTTCTCGGCAGTGGGGCTGCCCTCGCGGCAAGACCCTCGCTTGCCGTCGTTTCGACGCAGGCCGAAGCGCCGCTGCAGCCATTCACCGGCCCCGGGCCCAACCCATACTGGAACAGCGTCGGGCCGTACGTCACGTACCCCCAGAAATTGCCATTGCAACGGCTCACCGATCGTCCGATTCAGCTCGAGACGCCGCGCCAGTATTTCACCGAAGCGTTCACCCCGAATGCCGCCTTTTTCGTGCGTTACCACCTCTCGGTGACTCCCAACGAAATCGACCTGGCTGCCTGGCGGCTCAAGCTCGAGGGTAACTTCACCAAGCCGATGGAGCTATCGCTGCCGCAGTTGCTGCACGATTTCAAGCCAGTCTCCATCGCCGCGGTCAATCAGTGCTCGGGCAATTCGCGCAGCCGCTTCCAGCCGCGCGTGGCAGGTGGACAATGGGGCAACGGCGCGATGGGCAACGCCATGTGGACCGGGGTTCGCCTGCAGGATATCCTCGAGCGCGCCGGCGTCGGCCGCGGCACCGTGCAACTTCAGTTCGAAGGGCTCGATCATGGCGTCGGCCCCGTCGACAAGGGCTCGGGTAGATTCATGAAATCGCTGGATGCCACCGATGCCGTGCTGGGCAAGGCCATCGTGGCATTTCTGATGAATGGCGAGCCGCTGCCGATGCTCAACGGCTTTCCGGTGCGGCTGGTCGTGCCCGGGAAATTCGCCACGTACTGGACCAAGCACCTCACCTTCATTCGAGCCCTGACGCAAGCCGACAATAACTTCTGGATGAATCCCGCCTACCGGATCCCGGACACGCCCGGCGGCAACGTCACGCCAGAAGCCATGGCCACGGGGAAAATCAAGACCGTTCCGATCGGCATGGTCGACATGCCCGTGCGCTCCTTCATCATCGAGCCCGACGGCAGCGCGCCGCTGATACGCAACATGCCGGCGCAAATCCGCGGCATCGCCTTCAGCGGACGGGGACGCGTCACCAAAGTGGAAGTGTCCACCGACGACGGCAAAACCTGGCAACGCGCGACGCTCGGACAGGACCACGGGGCTTATGCGTTTCGCACCTACACTCATCTGTGGACCCCGAAATCAGCCGGCACGTTCACCTTGGCAGTACGCGCGACCGATCAAACCGGCAGCGTCCAAACCGAGCAGGCCGTGTGGAACCCCGGCGGCTATCTGTGGAATCGAATCGAGCGTCAGGAAGTCACTGTCCTGTCGGCATGA